The Bifidobacterium animalis subsp. animalis ATCC 25527 genomic interval TTGGTTTTAATCGAATACCCATGGAGCAGTCTCGATGAGCAAATCCCTAGTCAAGAACTCATTCTTCAATGTTGTCTATCAATTGTTGAATGTGCTGTTTCCACTCATCACAGCACCGTACGTGGCTCGCGTGCTGCTACCGGAAAATGTCGGCAAAGTGGCAGTGGCACAGAACTGGGCACAATACTTTATCGTGTTCGCGGCACTCGGCCTTCCCACCTACGCGGTGCGGGAAACCGCCCAACATCGGAAGAACAAGCAGGAACTCGACAAGGCTTTCAGCGAGCTGCTGATGATCAACACCATCTCCACCACGATCAGCGTCATCGCCTACATAATCATGCTGTTCACCTTCGGAACCTTCCGCGAGAACATCGCACTGTATTTGGCCGTTGGCGCTGGCATCCTGTTCAACTACATCACCATCGACTGGCTCTACCAAGGCATTGAGGACTACGGCTACATTGCCATGCGCAGCTTCATCGTCAAACTGCTCTCGCTCATCGCATTGCTGGTGTTGGTGCGGAACAGGAACGATTTCGTCATCTACGCGTTGATCTCCACCTGTGCGGTCGGTGCGAACAACATACTCAACGTGCTGCACCTCCCCAAGATCGGTGTGCACCTGACATTCAGGAATCTCACATTCAAACAGCACGTCAAGCCAATCATGATTTTCTTCGCCAACTCGATTTCGGTAAGACTCTACACACTCCTAAACGTGACATTTCTTGGCATATTCTCCACAGATGACGCTGTCGCGTTTTATTCCAATTCCGATAAAGTCGTCCGCATTATCATTACAGTAATCGCCGGCATTGGGAATGTCCTGCTCCCTCGCTTGAGCATTTATGCCAAACGTGGAGAAAAAAAACGGTGCTCAAATATCGTGTCTTCAGTATTTAACATCCTTTTCTTCATATTCGTACCTACTGGTATTGGGCTGATACTTATGTCGAAAGAAATAGTACTCATATTATTCGGGTCTGCTTATGCCCCATCTATTCTAACGTTGCAAATAATGTCACTTCTCATCTATACACTAGGATTCAATAATCTTTTTGTCTCTATCAATCTTGCTTTCGCCAAAGATAAAGAATATCTTATATGCTCTATCTCTGGAGCTCTTTCCTGCTTAGTTTTAAATTATGTGCTCATCCCCGTGCTCCAACAAAACGGAACTGCTATTGCCTCTGTGCTGAGCGAAGGCATAGTCACCGGAGTCGCTATTTTCTTCTCAGCCCAAACAATCAAACTACATTTTGACAAAAAAATCATTGCCAAGACTATCTTGGCCTCCATTCTCATGGCTGTCGTAGTCTATTGTTTCAAATTACTGATTAGTAATCTCATTTTGTGTCTTATCGCCAGCGTCGGATTTGGATCGCTAACTTACATAATAATTTCCTGGCTGCTGAAGAACCCCGTGCTCTTCCAGATCATCAACCTCACACTGAAATGCCGTAAATAACCGAGCCTACCGTGTGTAGTTACGTAGTACCTTCAATGACTTCACGTAATTACTCAGCGTGAAGATCATCTTCCTATGCTCATCTTTCCTCATCATCTGGTCAGTGGAGACATCTTTCATATGATCGACCCGGATGTGCTTGTCGTACCACATCGTCAGGTGCCGGGCTCGGCATCGCATCAACAGAATGTCTTCCTCAAAATAGAGGAAGGTTCCGGAGTCGAATGCGCAGCTGAACTGCTTGACGAATGCCGGTGTGAATACAAAGCACGCACCATGGAGCTTGTAAGGTCTGCCGGTAATGGCATCTGCCGTGGCATTGACATGCTCAGGCAATGCATTGGCATCGGAATGCGTGAGTTTTGCCTTGAGTCGGGTCAGCGGGCCGAACAGGTGAAGGTGCAGCAGAAGCAGGATTACCTTG includes:
- a CDS encoding flippase: MSKSLVKNSFFNVVYQLLNVLFPLITAPYVARVLLPENVGKVAVAQNWAQYFIVFAALGLPTYAVRETAQHRKNKQELDKAFSELLMINTISTTISVIAYIIMLFTFGTFRENIALYLAVGAGILFNYITIDWLYQGIEDYGYIAMRSFIVKLLSLIALLVLVRNRNDFVIYALISTCAVGANNILNVLHLPKIGVHLTFRNLTFKQHVKPIMIFFANSISVRLYTLLNVTFLGIFSTDDAVAFYSNSDKVVRIIITVIAGIGNVLLPRLSIYAKRGEKKRCSNIVSSVFNILFFIFVPTGIGLILMSKEIVLILFGSAYAPSILTLQIMSLLIYTLGFNNLFVSINLAFAKDKEYLICSISGALSCLVLNYVLIPVLQQNGTAIASVLSEGIVTGVAIFFSAQTIKLHFDKKIIAKTILASILMAVVVYCFKLLISNLILCLIASVGFGSLTYIIISWLLKNPVLFQIINLTLKCRK